From Bos taurus isolate L1 Dominette 01449 registration number 42190680 breed Hereford chromosome 29, ARS-UCD2.0, whole genome shotgun sequence, a single genomic window includes:
- the HRAS gene encoding GTPase HRas isoform X1 — MTEYKLVVVGAGGVGKSALTIQLIQNHFVDEYDPTIEDSYRKQVVIDGETCLLDILDTAGQEEYSAMRDQYMRTGEGFLCVFAINHVKSFEDIHQYREQIKRVKDSDDVPMVLVGNKCDLAARTVESRQAQDLARSYGIPYIETSAKTRQGVEDAFYTLVREIRQHKVRKLSPPDEGGPGCLSCRCLLS, encoded by the exons ATGACGGAGTATAAGCTCGTGGTGGTGGGCGCCGGTGGCGTGGGGAAGAGCGCCCTGACTATCCAGCTCATTCAGAATCACTTCGTGGACGAGTACGACCCCACCATCGAG GACTCCTACCGGAAGCAAGTGGTCATCGATGGGGAGACGTGCCTGCTGGACATCCTGGACACAGCGGGCCAGGAGGAATACAGCGCCATGCGAGACCAGTACATGCGCACCGGGGAGGGCTTTCTCTGCGTGTTTGCTATCAACCACGTCAAGTCCTTCGAGGACATCCACCAGTACCG GGAGCAGATCAAGCGGGTGAAGGACTCGGATGACGTGCCCATGGTGTTGGTTGGGAACAAGTGCGACCTGGCCGCGCGCACCGTGGAGTCTCGGCAGGCCCAGGACCTCGCCCGCAGCTACGGCATCCCGTACATCGAGACCTCCGCCAAGACCCGCCAG GGCGTGGAGGATGCTTTCTACACCCTGGTGCGCGAGATCCGGCAGCACAAGGTGCGCAAGCTGAGCCCGCCGGACGAGGGCGGCCCCGGCTGCCTGAGCTGCAGGTGCCTGCTCTCCTGA
- the HRAS gene encoding GTPase HRas isoform 2 (isoform 2 is encoded by transcript variant 2), whose product MTEYKLVVVGAGGVGKSALTIQLIQNHFVDEYDPTIEDSYRKQVVIDGETCLLDILDTAGQEEYSAMRDQYMRTGEGFLCVFAINHVKSFEDIHQYREQIKRVKDSDDVPMVLVGNKCDLAARTVESRQAQDLARSYGIPYIETSAKTRQGSRSGSGSSSGTLWDPPGPP is encoded by the exons ATGACGGAGTATAAGCTCGTGGTGGTGGGCGCCGGTGGCGTGGGGAAGAGCGCCCTGACTATCCAGCTCATTCAGAATCACTTCGTGGACGAGTACGACCCCACCATCGAG GACTCCTACCGGAAGCAAGTGGTCATCGATGGGGAGACGTGCCTGCTGGACATCCTGGACACAGCGGGCCAGGAGGAATACAGCGCCATGCGAGACCAGTACATGCGCACCGGGGAGGGCTTTCTCTGCGTGTTTGCTATCAACCACGTCAAGTCCTTCGAGGACATCCACCAGTACCG GGAGCAGATCAAGCGGGTGAAGGACTCGGATGACGTGCCCATGGTGTTGGTTGGGAACAAGTGCGACCTGGCCGCGCGCACCGTGGAGTCTCGGCAGGCCCAGGACCTCGCCCGCAGCTACGGCATCCCGTACATCGAGACCTCCGCCAAGACCCGCCAG GGCAGCCGCTCTGGCTCTGGCTCCAGCTCCGGGACCCTCTGGGACCCTCCGGGACCCCCGTGA